A section of the Mangifera indica cultivar Alphonso chromosome 12, CATAS_Mindica_2.1, whole genome shotgun sequence genome encodes:
- the LOC123192121 gene encoding uncharacterized protein At4g18257-like → MAEEQERKKMVVVELLGRLTKSSIMTKKQRSIEGVGPSSILELKAQLYKSQEESKISGELNGPDIEFHHAKKKITSLDSFSSKNSGVEFRALKDKLELRAVKDGLASYAASYLKEYIKGGR, encoded by the exons ATGGcggaagaacaagagagaaagaagatggttgTGGTTGAATTGCTGGGACGGCTTACGAAATCATCAATCATGACCAAGAAACAACGCTCAATCGAAGGAGTGGGTCCATCTTCTATCTTAGAACTCAAGGCCCAGCTCTATAAATCCCAGGAAGAATCCAAAATATCGGGAGAACTGAACGGTCCTGATATTGAGTTCCACCACGCCAAGAAGAAGATTACCTCACTTGATTCCTTCTCCTCCAAGAACTCCGGCGTCGAATTCCGCGCTCTCAA GGACAAGCTTGAGTTGAGAGCGGTGAAGGATGGGTTGGCAAGCTATGCGGCCTCATACCTGAAGGAGTATATCAAGGGAGGAAGGTGA